The proteins below are encoded in one region of Phaseolus vulgaris cultivar G19833 chromosome 1, P. vulgaris v2.0, whole genome shotgun sequence:
- the LOC137813601 gene encoding histone-lysine N-methyltransferase ASHR3-like: MPDLGNLSLSSTLTLSHCSSDVADAPVKTLPDAFVSEPAFEHRVVKRTRGSLDRVKKPASHKAFQDRLKDPFSHPFLVGAPKMEECCFCRHFIYPGEEVVCSVRGCDARFHSECVKDSVGATSLKKYKCPQHVCFICKQKKHLRCVRCKIAFHNKCAPWPDAVLLLKDHPGLAVCWRHPSDWRLDRKPDASTSDISEVFCRLPLPFISEEFKIDSSWKDMDSKMEQPPPYVHIRRNIYLVKKKRSNVDDGAGCTSCSSTCSDDCVCRYIHVPESFFFSMKLLVDVDDVDIV, encoded by the exons ATGCCAGATTTAGGGAACCTGTCTCTGTCTTCGACTCTCACACTCTCTCACTGCTCCTCCGATGTCGCAGACGCTCCCGTCAAAACCCTACCCGATGCCTTCGTTTCGGAGCCTGCCTTCGAGCATCGGGTTGTTAAGCGCACCCGCGGCTCACTCGATCGGGTCAAGAAGCCCGCCTCTCACAAAGCCTTCCAGGATCGCCTCAAAGATCCCTTCTCTCATCCATTTCTTGTTGGCGCTCCCAAGatg GAGGAATGTTGTTTTTGCCGCCATTTTATCTACCCTGGTGAGGAGGTAGTGTGTTCGGTTCGCGGATGTGACGCTCGCTTCCATTCTGAATGTGTAAAAGATTCTGTTGGAGCTACCAGTCTGAAAAAATACAAGTGTCCACAGCAT GTATGCTTCATTTGCAAGCAAAAAAAGCACTTGAGGTGTGTACGATGTAAAATTGCGTTCCATAATAAATGTGCACCATGGCCAGATGCAGTTTTGCTGCTAAAAGATCATCCTGGTCTAGCTGTTTGCTGGAGGCATCCTTCTGATTGGCGCTTGGATAGGAAG CCTGATGCTTCAACAAGTGACATTTCG GAAGTATTTTGTCGCTTGCCTCTTCCATTTATCAGTGAGGAGTTTAAGATCGATTCCTCCTGGAAAGACATGGACAGTAAGATGGAGCAGCCACCACCATATGTACACATAAGACGCA ATATATACTTAGTAAAGAAGAAACGTAGTAATGTGGATGATGGTGCAGGGTGCACCAGTTGCAGTTCTACATGTTCTGATGATTGTGTGTGCAGGTACATACATGTACCGGAGTCTTTTTTCTTTTCGATGAAACTTCTTGTAGATGTAGATGATGTAGACATAGTGTAG